The sequence GGGCACGGTCGATATGAACGTCGATTACCTGCACACGTTCAAGCCGCAGCAGGAATTCAGCATCTCGACGCTCTACAGCCGCAACGACCTGACTAACAATTTCTTTGCGAACCTGCTGGGCGGAACGGGTGAACTGACGGGTCGTCAGCAGAACCTCAACAACAACCTGAACCAGGAATTCACGATCCAGAGCGACTACCAGACGCCCATCCAGAAAAACCAGTTGCTCGAAGTGGGGGCGAAAGGAATTATGCGGCGCGTCGACAGCGACTACCGCTACCTGCTGGCGGGCCCAACGGGTGAGTTCTCGACGATCAACAACGGCACGGCGGGGGCACTGACCTACAACCAGAACATCGCGGCAACGTACCTGTCGTACACCTACACGACCAAAAGCCGTTACACCTTCAAAGGCGGTATGCGCTACGAACACACGTTTATCGACGCCCGGACCCGCGAGGGCGGCAACCTGGGCGTAGCCGACTACGGCGTGCTGGTGCCGAGCATCAACGCGTCGAAGACCGTTAAGGGCACGACCATCAAGCTGGGCGCCAACCGCCGGATTCAGCGGCCGGGTCTGCAACAGCTGAACCCGAACCAGAACGCGGCCAACCCGCAGGTGATTACGCAGGGGAACCCCCAGCTGCGCCCCGAGCTGACCGACAACCTGGAACTGGGCCTGAGCCGGACTATCAAGAAAACGTTTATCAACGCCACGTTCTTCGCTCGCTTTACCGACAACGCCATCGTGCAGGTGAGCCAGCCTTCCGATTCGTTGAAGGGGGCCATCGTTACGCGCTTCGAAAACATCGGTCGGCAACGTACCTACGGCGTCAACCTGTTTGCCAACGTAGCGGCCACCTCGAAGATCAACATCGGGGTATTCGCCAATATCTTCTACGCCAGCCTGTCGGGTCAGACACTGAACCTCGACCGCACCTCGACCACCATTACCAATGAAGGGTTTGTTCCGGGCGGCGGTACGTTTGTCAACGCCACCTTCAAAAATGGTTGGGGCGTGCAGGGCTTCGGCGGCTTGTTTGGCGCGCAGTTGCAGCTACAGGGTCGCTCGGGTGCCTTTGGTTTCTACACCATCGGCGTTCGGAAAGAATCGGCCAACAAGAAATACAGCCTCGGTCTGGCGGCCGAGAACTTCCTGTCGAATCGCTTCAATATCCGCAACACGCTCACATCGCCCCAGTTCGATCAGGTCAACAACGTCTACCTATACAACCGGGGTATCCGGCTGACATTCAGCCTCAAACTGGGCAAAATGACCGCCGAAGCGCCGCGTAAAAAAGCCAAGGGTGTCAACAACGACGACGTGAAGAGCGACGGCACGGATGGCGGCGGTCAACAACAGCCCGCAACCGGCGGTGGTCGCCCAAGGTAACTGGGTCGTCATTAATTGTCATTGGTCGTCATTGATTGTCATTCATTGTTTTCTCACTTTTAATAAGCCGTAGAGCGAATGACTGTCAATGACCACCAATGACGCCAAAGGCAAGTGCCCCATTCTTTATCATTTCACTTAACCAATCCAATGAAAACAACTAAACTATGGGCCGCTACGGTGGCCGTACTACTGTCGGTAGCGGCGCAGGCTCAAACGGTCGATGAACTGGTCGACAAACACA comes from Fibrella aestuarina BUZ 2 and encodes:
- a CDS encoding TonB-dependent receptor domain-containing protein — encoded protein: MKGIRLLNSAMLLIATLATPALAQFPGMGGAAQPKALPGTAGDQSPKGSAKITGFIVDSTQGKPVDYASVALYDRTSGKAVDGTIADDKGKFTLSKLVAGNYRLLVSFVGYRNQTIDNLTLTNGQSLELGNILLSTNVKQLNEVTVVGQAAVIEEKVDRLVYNADKDIAAKGGDATDILRKVPLLTVDLDGNVSLRGSSNIRVLINNKPSTIVASSVADALKQIPADQIKTVEVITSPSAKYDAEGSGGIINIITKKNSLQGLNLNVDGGVGNRGSQLSLNGNYRKGKAGFTLGGFGRAMYNVKTLTDLQQTSRTTTSTTQTRQTGSGTTSGSFGQYRLGFDYDFTEKQSITAGVKYSAQNMVNSQDYLTQLFTGGTPTSSSRRDVDVKNLSGTVDMNVDYLHTFKPQQEFSISTLYSRNDLTNNFFANLLGGTGELTGRQQNLNNNLNQEFTIQSDYQTPIQKNQLLEVGAKGIMRRVDSDYRYLLAGPTGEFSTINNGTAGALTYNQNIAATYLSYTYTTKSRYTFKGGMRYEHTFIDARTREGGNLGVADYGVLVPSINASKTVKGTTIKLGANRRIQRPGLQQLNPNQNAANPQVITQGNPQLRPELTDNLELGLSRTIKKTFINATFFARFTDNAIVQVSQPSDSLKGAIVTRFENIGRQRTYGVNLFANVAATSKINIGVFANIFYASLSGQTLNLDRTSTTITNEGFVPGGGTFVNATFKNGWGVQGFGGLFGAQLQLQGRSGAFGFYTIGVRKESANKKYSLGLAAENFLSNRFNIRNTLTSPQFDQVNNVYLYNRGIRLTFSLKLGKMTAEAPRKKAKGVNNDDVKSDGTDGGGQQQPATGGGRPR